In one window of Pseudomonas chlororaphis subsp. chlororaphis DNA:
- a CDS encoding gamma-carboxygeranoyl-CoA hydratase, producing MNDFNTLELLKDPRGFATLWLSREEKNNAFNAEMIRELILALDQVQSDPALRFLLVRGRGKHFSAGADLAWMQQSAELDYHTNLDDARELAELMYNLAKLKIPTLAVVQGAAFGGALGLISCCDMAIGADDAQFCLSEVRIGLAPAVISPFVVQAIGERAARRYALTAERFSGQRAREIGLLAESYPTTELEQQVASWIDNLLLNSPCAMRASKDLLREVGNGALTPALRRYCENAIARIRVSPEGQEGLRAFLQKRSPSWQPDQITKESR from the coding sequence ATGAACGACTTCAACACCCTGGAACTGCTGAAGGACCCGCGTGGCTTCGCTACCCTGTGGCTCAGCCGTGAGGAAAAGAACAACGCCTTCAACGCCGAAATGATCCGCGAGCTGATCCTCGCCCTGGATCAGGTGCAAAGCGATCCGGCCCTGCGTTTCCTGCTGGTGCGCGGCCGCGGCAAGCATTTCAGCGCCGGCGCCGACCTGGCCTGGATGCAGCAGTCGGCCGAACTCGACTACCACACCAACCTCGACGACGCCCGCGAGCTGGCCGAACTGATGTACAACCTGGCCAAGCTGAAGATCCCGACCCTGGCCGTGGTGCAAGGCGCGGCCTTTGGCGGCGCCCTGGGCCTGATCAGTTGCTGCGACATGGCCATCGGTGCCGACGACGCGCAGTTCTGCCTCTCGGAAGTACGCATCGGCCTGGCCCCGGCGGTGATCAGCCCGTTCGTGGTGCAGGCTATCGGCGAACGCGCGGCGCGCCGCTACGCCCTGACCGCCGAGCGCTTCAGCGGCCAGCGGGCCCGGGAAATCGGCCTGCTGGCGGAAAGCTACCCGACGACCGAGCTGGAACAACAAGTGGCGTCGTGGATCGACAACCTGCTGCTCAACAGCCCGTGCGCCATGCGCGCCAGCAAGGACCTGCTGCGCGAAGTCGGCAACGGCGCCCTGACCCCGGCCCTGCGCCGTTACTGCGAAAACGCCATTGCCCGCATCCGCGTCAGCCCCGAAGGCCAGGAAGGCCTGCGCGCCTTTCTGCAAAAGCGCTCGCCCAGCTGGCAGCCCGACCAGATCACCAAGGAGTCGCGTTAA
- a CDS encoding anti-sigma factor family protein — protein MISLPPSERDLHAYVDHRLNESDRRLLETYLSNHPQLAAQVQAWQQDAQQLRAALGGALQQPANPGLDPALIRQRLKRQSRRQLASAALLLIALGIGGLSGWQAREMTLANAPLPMTDALQAYRLFAQQGVLPADLKVQGNGAMQAWLDRYFTQAERLPDLRESGFQAVSGRLLSTDQGPAAMVLYEDQGGHRISFYIRPPGPKHYLLPRGSRSDGELQADYWSDSGYNYAMVSPSGSAVAQRLQDTQKF, from the coding sequence ATGATCAGCCTGCCCCCCAGCGAACGCGACCTGCACGCCTACGTCGATCATCGGCTCAACGAGAGTGACCGGCGCCTGCTGGAAACCTACCTGAGCAACCACCCGCAGCTCGCCGCCCAGGTCCAGGCCTGGCAACAGGACGCCCAGCAGTTGCGCGCGGCCCTCGGCGGCGCCCTGCAACAACCGGCCAACCCCGGCCTCGACCCGGCGCTGATTCGCCAACGCCTCAAGCGCCAGTCGCGCCGCCAGCTGGCCAGTGCCGCGCTGCTGTTGATCGCCCTCGGCATCGGCGGCCTGAGTGGCTGGCAGGCGCGGGAAATGACCCTGGCCAACGCCCCGCTGCCGATGACCGACGCCCTGCAGGCCTACCGCCTGTTTGCCCAGCAAGGCGTCCTCCCGGCCGACCTCAAGGTCCAGGGCAATGGCGCCATGCAGGCCTGGCTCGACCGTTACTTCACCCAGGCCGAGCGCCTGCCGGACCTGCGCGAGTCCGGCTTCCAGGCAGTCAGTGGGCGCCTGCTGAGCACCGATCAAGGGCCGGCGGCGATGGTGCTGTACGAGGACCAGGGCGGGCACAGGATCAGTTTCTATATCCGCCCGCCGGGACCGAAGCACTACCTGCTGCCCCGGGGCAGCCGCAGCGATGGCGAACTGCAGGCCGACTACTGGTCCGACAGCGGCTACAACTACGCCATGGTCAGCCCCAGTGGTTCGGCGGTGGCGCAGCGGCTGCAGGACACCCAGAAGTTCTGA
- a CDS encoding DUF6124 family protein: MSTTSKDAPELETDVGFNALKDSEAARRAMDYYLKPAIAESSIDEKFFEVKHSISSEEAMIHASDLLRCAAASAYEAADHLRGTRRDLAFSVVHMIDMAKALVDRSLDSHRPE, encoded by the coding sequence ATGAGCACAACCAGCAAAGATGCACCGGAACTGGAAACCGATGTCGGCTTCAACGCCCTCAAGGACAGCGAGGCCGCCCGCCGGGCCATGGACTACTACTTGAAACCGGCTATTGCAGAATCGTCGATCGACGAGAAGTTCTTCGAGGTCAAACACAGCATCAGCAGCGAGGAAGCGATGATCCACGCTTCCGACCTGCTGCGCTGCGCCGCGGCCAGTGCCTACGAGGCTGCCGACCACCTGCGGGGTACCCGGCGGGACCTGGCGTTTTCCGTGGTGCACATGATCGACATGGCCAAGGCGCTGGTGGATCGCTCGCTGGACAGCCATCGCCCGGAATGA
- a CDS encoding catalase family peroxidase — translation MVDRPSPPDRPPLSAASLSLRLAGIALVVAALAGAMAYVNGTFDPQRLTPKALVDVLEKNNGVHPGFRRNHAKGVCVAGYFESSGEARSYSSAQVFNEARTPVVGRFALPPGNPYAPDSSVPIRSLALRFTQANGQQWRTGMNSMPVFPVGTPEAFYQLQQASAPDPATGKPNPASVPAFFAAHPEAMPFLQWIKGAKPSASYATETYNGINAFYLVSASGQRQAVRWGVVPLTQDAPGAIAPEGNDFLEKDLVQRLAAGPLRWRLNITLANPGDPTDDASKAWPSERKVLNAGTLVLERSQPQNNGECRDINYDPLVLPSGIAASDDPLLAARSAAYASSYLRRTSEVDQLPRAAQESRP, via the coding sequence ATGGTAGATCGCCCATCACCCCCTGATCGTCCGCCCTTGAGTGCGGCCAGCCTGAGCCTGCGTCTGGCCGGGATCGCCCTGGTGGTCGCGGCCCTGGCCGGCGCCATGGCTTATGTAAACGGCACTTTCGATCCGCAGCGCCTGACCCCCAAGGCCCTGGTGGATGTGCTGGAGAAAAACAACGGCGTGCATCCGGGCTTTCGCCGCAACCATGCCAAGGGCGTGTGCGTGGCCGGTTATTTCGAGAGCAGCGGCGAGGCCCGCAGTTATTCCAGCGCCCAGGTGTTCAACGAAGCGCGGACCCCGGTGGTCGGGCGTTTCGCCTTGCCCCCCGGCAATCCCTATGCGCCTGACAGCAGCGTGCCGATCCGCAGCCTGGCCCTGCGTTTCACCCAGGCCAACGGCCAGCAGTGGCGCACCGGGATGAACAGCATGCCGGTGTTCCCGGTGGGCACCCCCGAGGCGTTTTACCAGTTGCAGCAAGCCAGTGCGCCCGACCCGGCGACCGGCAAGCCGAACCCGGCCAGCGTGCCGGCGTTTTTCGCCGCCCACCCCGAAGCCATGCCGTTCCTGCAATGGATCAAGGGCGCCAAGCCTTCGGCCAGCTATGCCACCGAGACCTACAACGGCATCAACGCGTTTTACCTGGTGAGCGCCAGCGGGCAACGCCAGGCCGTGCGCTGGGGTGTGGTGCCGCTGACCCAGGACGCACCCGGCGCGATAGCGCCAGAGGGTAACGACTTCCTGGAAAAAGACCTGGTGCAGCGCCTGGCGGCGGGGCCGTTGCGCTGGCGCTTGAACATCACCCTGGCCAACCCGGGCGACCCGACCGACGACGCCAGCAAGGCCTGGCCCAGCGAGCGCAAGGTGCTGAATGCCGGGACCCTGGTGCTGGAGCGCAGCCAACCGCAGAACAATGGCGAATGCCGCGACATCAACTACGACCCGCTGGTGCTGCCGAGCGGCATTGCCGCCTCCGACGACCCGCTGCTGGCGGCCCGTTCGGCGGCCTACGCCAGTTCCTATCTGCGCCGCACCAGTGAAGTCGACCAATTGCCCCGCGCTGCCCAGGAGTCCCGCCCATGA
- a CDS encoding carboxyl transferase domain-containing protein, producing MAILHTQLNPRSAEFVANSEAMLKQVDALHTLLAQVQQGGGAKAQERHTSRGKLLPRERINRLLDPGSPFLEVSQLAAYQVYGEDVPAAGVIAGIGRVEGVECMIVANDATVKGGSYYPLTVKKHLRAQTIAQQNRLPCIYLVDSGGANLPRQDEVFPDREHFGRIFFNQANMSALGIPQIAVVMGSCTAGGAYVPAMADEAIMVREQATIFLAGPPLVKAATGEVVSAEDLGGADVHCKISGVADHYADSDEHALALARRSIANLNWRKQGELQQRTPIAPLYASDELYGVIPADAKQPFDVREVIARLVDASVFDEFKALFGTTLVCGFAHLHGYPIAILANNGILFAEAAQKGAHFIELACQRGIPLLFLQNITGFMVGQKYEAGGIAKHGAKLVTAVACAKVPKFTVIIGGSFGAGNYGMCGRAYDPRFLWMWPNARIGVMGAEQAAGVLVQVKREQAERGGQPFSAAQEAEIKQPILDQYEHQGHPYYSSARLWDDGVIDPAQTRDVLALALSASLNAPIEQSRFGVFRM from the coding sequence ATGGCTATCCTGCATACCCAGCTCAATCCCCGTTCGGCGGAGTTCGTCGCCAACAGCGAAGCGATGCTCAAACAGGTCGACGCCCTGCACACCCTGCTCGCCCAAGTCCAGCAAGGCGGTGGCGCCAAGGCCCAGGAACGACACACCTCGCGTGGCAAACTGCTGCCGCGCGAGCGCATCAACCGCCTGCTCGACCCGGGCTCGCCCTTCCTCGAAGTCAGCCAGCTGGCGGCGTATCAGGTGTATGGCGAAGACGTGCCGGCCGCCGGGGTGATTGCCGGCATCGGCCGGGTCGAAGGCGTCGAATGCATGATCGTGGCCAACGACGCCACGGTGAAAGGCGGCTCCTATTACCCGCTGACCGTGAAAAAGCACCTGCGCGCCCAGACCATCGCCCAGCAGAACCGCCTGCCCTGCATCTACCTGGTGGATTCGGGCGGCGCCAACCTGCCGCGCCAGGACGAGGTGTTCCCCGACCGCGAGCACTTCGGGCGGATCTTCTTCAACCAGGCCAACATGAGCGCCCTGGGCATCCCGCAGATCGCCGTGGTCATGGGCTCCTGCACCGCCGGTGGCGCCTACGTGCCGGCCATGGCCGACGAAGCGATCATGGTCCGCGAACAGGCCACCATCTTCCTCGCCGGCCCGCCGCTGGTGAAAGCCGCCACCGGTGAAGTGGTCAGCGCCGAAGACCTCGGCGGCGCCGATGTGCACTGCAAGATCTCCGGTGTCGCCGACCACTACGCCGACAGCGACGAACACGCCCTGGCCCTGGCCCGGCGCAGCATCGCCAACCTCAACTGGCGCAAACAGGGCGAGTTGCAGCAACGCACGCCGATCGCCCCGCTGTATGCCAGCGACGAGCTATACGGAGTGATCCCGGCGGACGCCAAACAACCTTTCGATGTGCGCGAAGTCATTGCGCGGCTGGTGGACGCTTCGGTCTTCGATGAGTTCAAGGCGCTGTTCGGCACCACCCTGGTGTGCGGCTTCGCCCACCTGCACGGTTACCCGATCGCCATCCTCGCCAACAACGGCATCCTCTTCGCCGAGGCCGCGCAGAAAGGCGCGCACTTCATCGAACTGGCCTGCCAGCGCGGCATCCCGCTGCTGTTCCTGCAGAACATCACCGGCTTCATGGTCGGGCAGAAATACGAAGCCGGCGGCATCGCCAAGCACGGCGCCAAGCTGGTGACCGCGGTGGCCTGCGCCAAGGTGCCGAAGTTCACGGTGATCATCGGCGGCAGCTTCGGCGCCGGTAACTACGGCATGTGCGGCCGCGCCTACGACCCACGTTTCCTGTGGATGTGGCCCAACGCGAGGATCGGCGTGATGGGCGCCGAGCAGGCCGCCGGGGTGCTGGTGCAGGTCAAGCGCGAGCAGGCCGAACGCGGCGGGCAGCCATTCAGCGCCGCCCAGGAAGCCGAGATCAAGCAGCCGATCCTCGACCAGTACGAACACCAGGGCCATCCGTATTACTCCAGCGCCCGGCTGTGGGACGACGGCGTCATCGACCCGGCGCAGACCCGCGATGTCCTGGCGCTGGCCCTGTCCGCGTCCCTCAACGCCCCTATCGAACAGAGCCGCTTCGGCGTGTTCCGCATGTGA
- a CDS encoding RNA polymerase sigma factor, translating to MNDIDEQLREIIPRLRRFALSLSRQPSSADDLVQASLERALSSWSEKRPEGDLRAWLFAILYRQFLDAHRRSRRYARMLEFFTGRDDAQPSVERSVVAQSTLEAFDRLPAEQRALLLWVSVEGLSYKEVATILEVPTGTVMSRLSRARQALRQLSDGEISSPSLRILK from the coding sequence ATGAACGATATCGACGAACAGCTGCGTGAAATCATCCCCCGGCTACGGCGCTTCGCCCTGTCCCTGAGCCGTCAGCCCAGCAGCGCCGACGACCTGGTGCAGGCGAGCCTGGAACGGGCGCTGTCGAGCTGGAGCGAAAAACGCCCCGAGGGCGATCTGCGGGCCTGGCTGTTCGCCATTCTCTACCGGCAGTTTCTCGACGCGCACCGCCGCTCACGGCGTTATGCGCGCATGCTGGAATTCTTCACCGGGCGCGACGACGCCCAGCCTTCGGTGGAACGCAGCGTGGTCGCGCAATCGACCCTGGAAGCCTTCGACCGCCTGCCCGCCGAGCAGCGCGCGCTGCTGCTCTGGGTCTCGGTGGAAGGCCTGAGCTACAAGGAAGTCGCCACCATCCTCGAGGTGCCCACCGGCACCGTGATGTCTCGCTTGTCCCGGGCGCGCCAGGCCCTGCGCCAGCTCAGCGACGGCGAAATCAGCAGCCCTTCTTTGCGGATACTCAAATGA
- a CDS encoding LexA family protein, with protein MDKWIELVKSNMKDRKVTQEKLAERLGMSQGGIGHWLSKRRQPKIEDMNRVLEEIGLGFLEVALVIREKPQVDDEGQLLLEGPSLVQKYNPYFRYPVSDWRGVGEVREAGGAGYASERYELSDYQAEGSAFWLVVVGDAMIAPSGLSIAQDMLILVDPAVEAVPGKLVIVQCPGSTEAIFRKLVEEGGQRYLVPLNPTYPKVLYSDDCRIIGVVVQATAKF; from the coding sequence ATGGACAAATGGATCGAGTTGGTTAAATCCAACATGAAGGACCGCAAGGTCACACAAGAAAAGCTCGCGGAACGCCTGGGCATGTCCCAGGGCGGCATCGGCCACTGGCTGAGCAAACGGCGCCAGCCGAAGATCGAAGACATGAACCGGGTGCTGGAAGAAATCGGCCTGGGTTTTCTCGAAGTCGCGCTGGTGATCCGCGAAAAACCACAGGTGGATGACGAGGGCCAACTGCTGCTGGAAGGGCCGTCGTTGGTGCAGAAGTACAACCCGTACTTCCGCTATCCGGTCAGCGACTGGCGGGGCGTTGGCGAGGTGCGCGAGGCTGGTGGCGCGGGCTACGCCAGCGAGCGTTACGAGCTCTCCGACTACCAGGCCGAAGGCTCGGCTTTCTGGCTGGTCGTGGTGGGCGACGCGATGATTGCCCCGAGCGGCCTGAGCATCGCCCAGGACATGTTGATCCTGGTGGACCCGGCGGTGGAGGCGGTTCCCGGCAAGCTGGTGATCGTGCAATGCCCGGGCAGCACCGAAGCGATTTTCCGCAAGCTGGTGGAGGAGGGTGGGCAACGTTATCTGGTGCCGCTGAATCCGACTTACCCGAAGGTGCTTTACAGCGATGACTGTCGGATTATTGGTGTCGTGGTGCAGGCTACCGCTAAATTCTGA
- a CDS encoding winged helix-turn-helix transcriptional regulator: MVKRTSLEGAECPVARSLDAIGDWWSLLIIRDAFDGIRRFSEFQRNLGMAKNILAARLRTLVAHGIFEVLPASDGSAYQEYVLTQKGNGLFNLIIGLRQWGEAYFYEAGEAHSLMVDREQGQPLRPLELRSADGRLLGPEDCRRVPVQ, from the coding sequence ATGGTCAAACGCACAAGCCTGGAGGGCGCCGAATGCCCGGTGGCCCGTTCGCTGGACGCTATCGGCGACTGGTGGTCGCTGCTGATCATTCGCGATGCCTTCGACGGCATCCGCCGCTTCAGCGAGTTCCAGCGCAACCTGGGGATGGCCAAGAACATCCTCGCCGCCCGCCTGCGCACCCTGGTGGCCCATGGCATCTTCGAGGTGCTACCGGCGTCGGATGGCAGTGCCTATCAGGAGTACGTGCTGACGCAGAAGGGCAACGGCCTGTTCAACCTGATCATCGGTCTGCGGCAGTGGGGCGAGGCGTATTTCTATGAGGCGGGGGAGGCGCATTCGCTGATGGTCGACCGCGAGCAGGGGCAGCCGCTGCGACCGCTGGAATTGCGCTCGGCGGACGGGCGCCTGCTCGGGCCCGAGGATTGCCGACGGGTGCCGGTGCAATAG
- a CDS encoding M14 family metallopeptidase has protein sequence MTVAQSSFQISANFDSGNIEVLDASNPSQVLLAIKPDTRSAHFQWFHFKASGLHVGQEHWFRLSNASKSSYNKAWSGYQAVASYDHVNWFRVPTIFEGDTLRFCLEATQTHAWFAYFEPYSRGRHDWLIDQALTKAGAELLATGKSVEGRDIQLLRKGNGGEGRRKVWIIAQQHPGEHMAEWFMEGVIERLQHRDDAELNRLLASADLYLVPNMNPDGAFHGHLRTNAMGQDLNRAWQSASQELSPEVLFVQQQMEQYGVDLFLDVHGDEEIPHVFTAGCEGNPGYTPRLAKLEEHFRSHLKHKTRDFQTTHGYTRDKPGEANMTLACNSVGEKFDCLSLTLEMPFKDHDDNPNPLTGWSGKRSMQLGKDVLSTVADMVGILR, from the coding sequence ATGACCGTGGCCCAAAGCTCGTTTCAAATCTCTGCCAATTTCGACAGCGGCAATATCGAAGTACTGGATGCCAGCAACCCCTCGCAAGTCCTGCTGGCCATCAAGCCCGACACCCGCAGCGCGCATTTCCAGTGGTTCCACTTCAAGGCCAGCGGCCTGCATGTCGGCCAGGAACACTGGTTCCGCCTGAGCAATGCCAGCAAATCCTCGTACAACAAGGCCTGGAGCGGCTACCAGGCAGTGGCCTCCTACGATCACGTCAACTGGTTCCGCGTGCCGACGATTTTTGAAGGCGACACCCTGCGCTTCTGCCTGGAGGCCACCCAGACCCACGCCTGGTTCGCCTACTTCGAACCCTACAGCCGCGGTCGGCACGACTGGCTGATCGATCAGGCACTGACCAAGGCCGGCGCCGAACTGCTGGCCACCGGCAAAAGTGTCGAGGGCCGTGACATCCAGCTGCTGCGCAAAGGCAACGGCGGCGAAGGCCGGCGCAAGGTCTGGATCATCGCCCAGCAGCACCCTGGCGAGCACATGGCCGAATGGTTCATGGAGGGCGTGATCGAGCGCCTGCAGCACCGTGACGATGCCGAGCTGAACAGGCTGCTGGCCAGCGCCGACCTGTACCTGGTGCCGAACATGAACCCCGACGGCGCTTTCCACGGCCATTTGCGCACCAACGCCATGGGCCAGGACCTGAACCGCGCCTGGCAGAGCGCCAGCCAGGAGCTCAGCCCGGAAGTGCTGTTCGTCCAGCAGCAGATGGAGCAGTACGGTGTCGACCTGTTCCTCGACGTGCACGGCGACGAAGAAATCCCCCATGTGTTCACCGCCGGCTGCGAAGGCAACCCGGGCTACACGCCGCGCCTGGCCAAGCTCGAGGAGCATTTCCGCAGCCACCTGAAACACAAGACCCGGGACTTCCAGACCACCCACGGCTACACCAGGGACAAGCCCGGCGAAGCCAACATGACCCTGGCCTGCAACAGCGTCGGCGAGAAGTTCGACTGCCTGTCGCTGACCCTGGAAATGCCGTTCAAGGACCACGACGACAACCCCAACCCGCTCACCGGCTGGTCGGGCAAACGCTCGATGCAGCTGGGCAAGGACGTCCTCAGCACCGTGGCCGACATGGTCGGTATCCTGCGCTGA
- a CDS encoding cytochrome b, which translates to MSAQPNHFAPLARLLHWLMALMIIAMLFIGAGMVASVSERHQWLIHLHKPLGIAILLLVIVRLVVRFSTRQPPLPTDLPGWQALAAKASHVLLYALMLILPLLGWAMLSAAGDPVMLGSSLQLPAILPANAQLFALLRKTHGFLAYLLFLTVLLHLAAALFHGWVRRDGVLESMLRGKE; encoded by the coding sequence ATGAGCGCCCAACCGAACCACTTCGCGCCACTGGCGCGCCTGCTGCACTGGCTGATGGCGCTGATGATCATTGCCATGCTGTTTATCGGCGCCGGCATGGTGGCCTCGGTGTCCGAGCGTCACCAATGGCTGATCCACCTGCACAAGCCGCTGGGCATTGCCATTCTGCTGCTGGTGATCGTGCGTCTGGTCGTGCGCTTTTCCACCCGGCAACCGCCGTTGCCGACGGATCTGCCGGGCTGGCAGGCGTTGGCGGCCAAGGCCTCCCATGTGCTGCTGTACGCGCTGATGCTGATCCTGCCGCTGCTGGGCTGGGCGATGCTTTCGGCGGCGGGCGACCCGGTGATGCTTGGCAGTTCGCTGCAGTTGCCGGCGATCCTGCCGGCCAATGCCCAGCTGTTCGCCTTGCTGCGCAAGACTCACGGCTTTCTTGCCTACCTGCTGTTTTTGACGGTGCTGCTGCATCTGGCGGCGGCGCTGTTCCATGGCTGGGTGCGCCGCGACGGGGTGCTGGAAAGCATGCTGCGCGGCAAGGAGTGA
- a CDS encoding acetyl/propionyl/methylcrotonyl-CoA carboxylase subunit alpha — protein MSAPVLTTLLVANRGEIACRVMRTAKALGLTTVAVHSATDRDARHSREADLRIDLGGSKAADSYLQIDKLIAAAKASGAQAIHPGYGFLSENAGFARAIEAAGLIFLGPPASAIDAMGSKSAAKALMETAGVPLVPGYHGEAQDLETFRVAAERIGYPVLLKATAGGGGKGMKVVVDVSQLAEALASAQREAQSSFGDSRMLVEKYVLKPRHVEIQVFADQHGNCLYLNERDCSIQRRHQKVVEEAPAPGLSVEQRKAMGEAAVRAAQAIGYVGAGTVEFLLDSRGEFFFMEMNTRLQVEHPVTEAITGLDLVAWQIRVAQGEALPITQDQVPLIGHAIEVRLYAEDPGNDFLPATGRLALYRESASGPGRRVDSGVEQGDSVSPFYDPMLGKLIAWGENREQARLRLLGMLDEFAIGGLKTNLAFLRRIIAHPAFAAAELDTGFIPRYQDQLLPPASALSDEFWQAAAQAFAQSQPDQTRIDDRHSPWAKASGLRIGLPRETVLHLDCEGQDRAITLDTHNTAMALHGEQLSIEHKGLRQQHRAIRQGDSLYLKWQGEMHRVTAYDPIAAVEASHGHHGGLTAPMNGSIVRVLVQAGQSVEAGAQLVVLEAMKMEHSIRAPQAGVVKALYCQEGEMVSEGSALVELE, from the coding sequence ATGAGCGCCCCTGTCCTGACCACCCTGCTGGTGGCCAACCGCGGCGAGATCGCCTGCCGCGTGATGCGCACCGCCAAGGCCCTGGGCCTGACCACCGTGGCCGTGCACAGCGCCACCGACCGTGACGCCCGCCACAGCCGCGAAGCCGACCTGCGCATCGACCTGGGCGGCAGCAAGGCCGCCGACAGCTACCTGCAGATCGACAAACTGATTGCCGCCGCCAAGGCCAGCGGCGCCCAGGCGATTCACCCGGGCTACGGTTTTCTGTCGGAGAACGCCGGCTTCGCCCGCGCCATCGAAGCCGCTGGCCTGATCTTCCTCGGCCCGCCGGCGTCGGCCATCGACGCCATGGGCAGCAAATCGGCGGCCAAGGCACTGATGGAAACCGCTGGCGTGCCCCTGGTCCCCGGTTACCACGGCGAAGCCCAGGACCTGGAAACCTTCCGCGTCGCCGCCGAACGCATCGGCTACCCGGTACTGCTCAAGGCCACCGCTGGCGGTGGCGGCAAGGGCATGAAAGTGGTGGTGGACGTCAGCCAGCTGGCCGAAGCCCTGGCCTCGGCCCAGCGTGAGGCGCAGTCGTCCTTCGGCGATTCGCGGATGCTGGTGGAAAAGTACGTGCTCAAGCCGCGTCACGTGGAGATCCAGGTGTTCGCCGACCAGCACGGCAACTGCCTGTACCTCAACGAGCGCGACTGCTCGATCCAGCGGCGCCACCAGAAAGTCGTCGAAGAAGCCCCGGCCCCCGGCCTGAGCGTCGAGCAGCGCAAGGCCATGGGCGAAGCCGCGGTGCGCGCAGCGCAGGCCATCGGTTACGTCGGCGCCGGTACCGTGGAGTTCCTGCTGGATTCGCGCGGCGAATTCTTCTTCATGGAAATGAACACCCGCCTGCAAGTGGAGCACCCGGTCACCGAAGCCATCACCGGGCTGGACCTGGTGGCCTGGCAAATCCGCGTGGCCCAGGGCGAAGCGCTGCCAATCACCCAGGATCAGGTGCCGCTGATCGGGCATGCGATCGAAGTGCGGCTGTACGCCGAGGACCCGGGCAATGACTTCCTCCCGGCCACCGGGCGCCTAGCGCTGTACCGCGAATCGGCGTCGGGTCCTGGACGTCGGGTGGACAGCGGCGTCGAGCAAGGCGACAGCGTGTCGCCGTTCTACGACCCGATGCTCGGCAAACTGATTGCCTGGGGCGAAAACCGCGAGCAGGCGCGTTTGCGCCTGCTGGGCATGCTCGACGAGTTCGCCATTGGCGGGCTGAAGACCAACCTGGCGTTCCTGCGGCGCATCATCGCCCATCCGGCCTTCGCCGCCGCCGAGCTGGATACCGGCTTTATCCCGCGCTATCAGGACCAGTTGCTGCCACCGGCCAGCGCCTTGAGCGACGAGTTCTGGCAAGCCGCCGCCCAGGCGTTCGCCCAGAGCCAGCCGGACCAGACGCGCATCGACGACCGTCACTCGCCCTGGGCCAAGGCCAGCGGCCTGCGCATCGGCCTGCCGCGGGAAACAGTGCTGCACCTCGACTGCGAGGGCCAGGACCGGGCGATCACGCTGGACACCCACAACACGGCCATGGCCTTGCACGGCGAGCAGCTGTCGATCGAACACAAGGGGCTGCGCCAGCAGCACCGGGCGATTCGCCAGGGCGACAGCCTGTACCTGAAGTGGCAGGGCGAGATGCACCGGGTCACGGCCTATGACCCGATTGCCGCGGTGGAGGCCAGCCACGGCCATCATGGCGGCCTGACCGCGCCCATGAACGGCAGCATCGTGCGGGTTCTGGTGCAAGCCGGGCAGAGCGTCGAAGCTGGCGCGCAACTGGTGGTTCTGGAAGCGATGAAGATGGAACACAGCATCCGCGCACCGCAAGCCGGGGTGGTCAAGGCGCTGTATTGCCAGGAAGGTGAAATGGTCAGTGAGGGAAGTGCCCTGGTGGAGCTGGAATAA